Within Calditrichota bacterium, the genomic segment CGAGTCCAAAAGTAATCTGGCACCTGGCCAGGGAAAAAGGCTGGAAACGTCCTTTGCCGGATTTTTTAGCTTTAGCTGCCCAGACGGGCAATTGGAAGATCACTGAGAATTATTATATAGAGGAAGAGAAAGATGAAAATATATTGGGTTAGGAAAAAAATTTTCAAATGTGGCACAGAAGAGTTTGATGATTATTATAACTGGATCGATAAGAACTTCATAGTTTACGGATTTGGAGATTTTCACTATTCTGAATTGGGAGTAGACATTCCGGTTCACTATCTTGAAAAAGGGGATTTACTGCCCAGCAATCCTTACAAGCAAGTACCTGATTGGCAAAAAACTCCATGGATTGCACCGGCAGAGGCTGTAGCTGAAATAAATTAAATAATAGTACCTCTAGGGGTACTATTATTTAGAATAATCCTAACTAAAAAAAGGTTGCGTTTCGATTTTTCTTTTTAGTATATTTATAGGTAATAATCACTCGGTATTTTTTACTTTGCTGATCTTGAGGGGGAAGGCAAAGTAAACAAAGGGAAACAATGTGTTTTATTAAACCAACACCCTCAATCTTTTTATATATTTTGAATTGCCTTCCTATTCTAATAAATCCACGGAAGTATTATTGCCAAATGGATGTGAAAACATTTACCAATAATAACACAAAAAAGTCGAATTGCGGTTTTCCAATAGTTCAAATAAGGAGGACAGAATGAATACTCTTAGGTTTAGAATCATTATTTTAACATTTATAGTTTTACCTTTTCTTATTTCTGCTCAAGACAAAACACCACAAACTACACAAAAAGATGCGTGGTCAAAATATCAAGATGACAACGGCGCTGACTGGAAACTAAGATGGAATAAAAAAACTGGTTCTCCAGCAAGTATGTATGGTGGAAAATCGAAAGAATATGAAGGAAGTTTTGAAACAAAGGCAAAATCATTTTTGAAGGATAATATTGAACTCTTTGATTTTGAAAATGAAAGTTATATTGATCAATTAATAGTAACGAAAACAGTTGATAGAAAAGAAGGAACTTTTGTCCGCTTAAAGCAGCTTTACAATAATATACCTGTAGTTGGTGGTGAATATGTCACAAGATTTGACAACACAAATAAGGTGACTTATGCCGGCGGTTATTTATATAATAAAATAAACCTTGACTTAACGCCGAAAATATCTGAAAGTGTTGCTATTGAGTCGGCCAAAATTGGACTTAACATAATGGAATTGAAAAGCCAACCATTAACAGAAGTAGTGATTTTACCTTGGGATGGAAACTATTCTTTATGCTGGAAAGTTCTATTAGTTGAAAGTGCTATAGGGAAGTGGGAATGTTTTGTTGATGCTCAAAATGGTGCGTTAATTTATCATGAAAACATAGTTTCCAATTCAGTAACCAAGAGTGGAAATGTATACTTGACAAACCCAGGAAATGGAGGTATTACCAGCGACTCAATTGAGGTTGAGTATGTTGGAGGAAAAAATCAGTTTGAATTAAGGAATAACTTTGCCACACCTATAAACTCATCAGGGCAAGTAATTACCAGTACAACCGGTAATTTTTATTACACTCCGCCAGGATCAACTGTTTATGATAATACGAATTTTGATTATGTCAATACACTTTATCATGTTTTCAATTTTGCCACGGTTTACATAAGAGATGAACTTGGATATACACCTTCAGCAATTGATATTTATGTACATCAGAACTACGACAATGCCTATTTTGATGCAGAAACATCTGTCTTACGTTTTGGGCAAACGTTAACGGGGGATTATTTTGATTTTGCAAAATCAAATGACATGATTTATCATGAATATACTCATTTCATTATATACAACATTAGTGGTATCTACGGATTTAATGATGAAAAAGGTGCTATGAGTGAGGGTTACGCCGATTATTTTGCTTGCTCCTTTACAGATGACTCAAATTGGGCTGAATGGTTGCATACTACTTATACAACTCATTTACGCAAATTAAACACTGATCCGGCCACATTTAATTATTCGAACTATGATAATATCTCCTATCGTACAAGCCCCGTTGGAAGCGCGCATGCAAATGGAATGATATGGTCTGGGGCTTTGTGGGATTTACGGACACTGCTTGGAGACTCACTTGCGGATGAAATAATATTTACTAGTGTTATTTCATTAACATCAACGCCAACCTTTTTGGACGGATTAAATGCGATATTAGATTATGCAGGGACAGTTTATCCTAGCACTATACCTACCATAAAAACTATTTTTTGTAATAGAGAAATATCATTTCCTGAAACGCCTGGATTATTACAAATATCAACAAGTTCCGGTGGTTTTGTGCAGTTAAATTGGCCGCTAAATACAGAATGTAATCATTCTGGATATAAGATTTATAGAGACTATGACTTTAATGGTTTTCAATTACTAACAACAGTCGGCGCATCTACTACATCATATGAAGACAGAGGTATTACTGTAGGAAACAAGTTTGATCCAAAAGTCAGGTATAAAATATCTGCCTTTGATGTATCAGGTCAAGAATCATCAACATCCAATGTTGTCACCACTTATGCCGGTGGCATAAATAGTAAAGATGTATTGAATAATCTTAAAGAAATTCAATTAACTAAATTTGAATTATTTAATGCCTATCCAAACCCCTTTAATCCCCAAACAAATATTAACTTCTCGCTTCCTGAAAAGTCTAATACAATTTTATCTGTCTATAATACATTAGGTATGGAAATAAAAACACTGGCAAATGGTATATTAGAAAAAGGTATTCATAAAAGAGTTTTATATGCAAGCCAACTTCCGACTGGAATTTACATAGTCAAGATAAATTCAAGAGGTTTGGAAACAAACAAAAAATACACACAAACACAAAAGATCATTTTGATAAAATAGTCAGGTATAAAATGAAAAAAATCATATTCATTTTGCTGCTATGCAAATTTTTATATGGCCAGAATTCTTTAGGCTGGCAACAGCTTCCCCAAATTACAGAAAATGTTAAAACTCTAAATGGTTTGCACTTTTTTAATAAAGATTCTGGCTGGGTTTGTGGATCCTATCGGCCTAGTTCTACATTCCAGTTTGCAGCTAAAACAAATAATGCTGGTGGCACTTGGGAACAATATGATGACATTGGGAATTTAAGGATTCTAAACGATATTACTTTTATAAATGATTCAGTCGGTTTTATTTTGAACGGGTGGATTTTAAAAACAATAGATTTTGGGAAAACCTGGATAAAAGTATTTGACGACTTTGGAGCAGATGTAAAAAGCCGCATTAAATTTTATGATGAAAAATATGGTTGGGCAATCGGAATGGATGAAACAATAGTAAAAACATCCGATAGTGGTGAAACCTGGGAATATGTTACTATTGACAGCTTAACCATGCAAACACTTGGAAATCTTAGCATCGTTGACACGAATATTGTTTATGTTTCAAATTTTCGTTCCATTCATAAAACCATTAATAGTGGCCAAACCTGGTCGGTTATTTATAAAACGACAGGTACTTTCGAAGAGTTTTATGATGTAGAATTTACATCTCCAAAGAAAGGCTGGATAGCCGGGACAAGCAGAAGAGTATTGTTTTCGGAAGATGGTGGTGAAAACTGGGTGGATAAATCACCAGTATTAAGCTTTGATGCAATTAACAACCTCGATGCGCTTGACTCATTGACTGTCATGGCTGTTACATCTGAAGGCGCTATACTGAGAACAGATGATGGTGGTGAGAACTGGACTGAACAAGTACCTCAGGATGTTTTTAGTTATTTAGTTGATGTCAAAATGATTGATTCATTGACAGCTTATGCTGTAGGTTTCAACGGCACCATTGTAAAAACCACAAATGGGGGAGTAACCTGGCTAAATGAAACACAATCAAATGATATACCAAATTCTTTTAAACTTTACTCGCCTTATCCAAACCCGTTTAACCCAACTACGACCATTAAATTTGAAATACCTAAACGAGGCTTTGTAAATATTGGTGTTTATAATACAATAGGTCAAAAAGTTCAAACACTGCTTTCTGAAGAAATCAATCCAGGGGTGTTTGAGTTGGTTTTTAATGCTTCTGGTTTAGCAAGCGGTGTTTATTATATAAGTTTAAAATCGGGCTCTTTTATCAAAAGTAAAAAAATATTGCTATTACGTTAAACCGGTTTATTTAGCATATTTATAGAAAGATTTTTTTATTTGTACCTCACGAATGATTTATGGTATAGAATACAGACACTTTAATTGCATGCAAAGCAATCGGGGAAAGTAAATAAACAAAAGGAAACGACATGTTTTGTTTTGTTAAGTCCAATACTCTAAGGCTAATACTTATCTCATTGTTTTTGACATATTCCTATGCTCAAAATAAAAATTTAACATCCCCGGAAATTAAAACTTACTTTTCCAAACAAGATTCTTCAAAGCAATTTGTTTTATATAATCATCAAGCAAAGATAGAAAATAAAAATGTAGCCAAACAAACACTAACTATTTCTGCTGACTTTGAAATGGATGTATTGATTGTGTTCAACGAAGAAGATATTGATACTTTTTTATTTTATGATAGCACGGTATATGAAGTACAGATACCTAAAGGAAAATATAACTTTCTTGTAAGTAAATTTGAATCAAAACACATATTACAATTGTATTTTAAAGAAAATATATTATTAAACACTAATACTTTTATTGAAATAAGTCAGAAAGAAATTAGTCGTCAAAATAAATATGCTTTTTATAGGGAAGATAACTCAAAACTCAGGCTAAACATTGCCGAGTTAACATTTTTATTTCCAGAAAAGAAAATAGGACGTGATGGTTTTATAGGTTTTGGATATTATATCGGCCTGGATTCATCTCAGTTCAATATTCATTATAACATCCTCCCAGACTTTTTAAAGAAAGAATGGGCTTTTCAAGGAAGAATAAAACATAATATCAACCTATACTTACTAAACGGAGTATTATGGGATTTTGGTTTTGATACTTTAATTACAAATGACATTAGTAATTGGGCTTTTGCAGATTTCCAGTACTTTTTTGAAGATTCGATTTTAAAGAAGAATAAAACAGTACAGATCGGGCCAAAAAATCCGGGTAATTACCATGCCTGGGTTGATAGTTTTTTACGTGAGCCTTATAAATTAAGAATTTTCCAAGATGAGTCTACTTCCAATTTATTGTATCATTCAAAATTCTCCACATTTGTAAATGCACAACAATTTTATAACAATCAGTATAAGACATCACAAAAAAGAATATTTAAAGACAAGGTTGAACACTATATTTCGCCCTCAAATTATGAAAATCCAATTATATCAACCAACAACAATTACGTAGGATGTGGCATTCCACCCGTGTTTTGGAATGGGCGGTTTAAAAATAAAAGAGATTCAATAAAACTTAGTGCACCATTTGATTTTTTATCACGCGATTTTTTATTTGTGTCACAATCAAATGACGTAATTAATCAGTCTCCTTTTGATTATTATATTTATCAAAATGGTTCTGAAATAAAAAGAGGGAAAATTGGGCAAATAATGGCTATTTATTTAGGCGTTGGAGCCCTTTTTGATACTCTTGACTATGCAGTTGATCCTGATAAATATCGTTATTCTATAACAAATGAAAAAGTTGAGGTTGCTGGAATTGCAGGAGGTGTTCGAGTTGATGCTGATTTTGATTTAAGGCTTGAAGATAAAAGCCCGCCTTACATGGATTTTTTTCAAATTTCAGAAGATAATATTATCACGAATGTTCTACGAGGAAAAGAGGATGCTAAAATATCAATCCGAGCATATGATGATGTAGCTATAAAAGATGTCTCTTTTCAATTAGAGTCTTTTGAAACATTCGAACGAATTGATTTGGAAGTAACAAAAAATCCACCTTATTATGAAGCTGATTTACCATTTTTAAACGATGACAGCTATTCATTGTATCTATCTATTTCAGATTCCAGTGATAATAAAATTACTACATTTATGGATCCAGTATTTTTGGTTGATAAAACCACCTCTTTGAATGAATCGATAGTACCAGTCAAAGATTTTGAAATTACTTCTATCTATCCCAATCCTTTTAACTCTCGAATAAAAATCAAAGTAAACCTTGATAATAAGAAC encodes:
- a CDS encoding T9SS type A sorting domain-containing protein gives rise to the protein MNTLRFRIIILTFIVLPFLISAQDKTPQTTQKDAWSKYQDDNGADWKLRWNKKTGSPASMYGGKSKEYEGSFETKAKSFLKDNIELFDFENESYIDQLIVTKTVDRKEGTFVRLKQLYNNIPVVGGEYVTRFDNTNKVTYAGGYLYNKINLDLTPKISESVAIESAKIGLNIMELKSQPLTEVVILPWDGNYSLCWKVLLVESAIGKWECFVDAQNGALIYHENIVSNSVTKSGNVYLTNPGNGGITSDSIEVEYVGGKNQFELRNNFATPINSSGQVITSTTGNFYYTPPGSTVYDNTNFDYVNTLYHVFNFATVYIRDELGYTPSAIDIYVHQNYDNAYFDAETSVLRFGQTLTGDYFDFAKSNDMIYHEYTHFIIYNISGIYGFNDEKGAMSEGYADYFACSFTDDSNWAEWLHTTYTTHLRKLNTDPATFNYSNYDNISYRTSPVGSAHANGMIWSGALWDLRTLLGDSLADEIIFTSVISLTSTPTFLDGLNAILDYAGTVYPSTIPTIKTIFCNREISFPETPGLLQISTSSGGFVQLNWPLNTECNHSGYKIYRDYDFNGFQLLTTVGASTTSYEDRGITVGNKFDPKVRYKISAFDVSGQESSTSNVVTTYAGGINSKDVLNNLKEIQLTKFELFNAYPNPFNPQTNINFSLPEKSNTILSVYNTLGMEIKTLANGILEKGIHKRVLYASQLPTGIYIVKINSRGLETNKKYTQTQKIILIK
- a CDS encoding T9SS type A sorting domain-containing protein; amino-acid sequence: MKKIIFILLLCKFLYGQNSLGWQQLPQITENVKTLNGLHFFNKDSGWVCGSYRPSSTFQFAAKTNNAGGTWEQYDDIGNLRILNDITFINDSVGFILNGWILKTIDFGKTWIKVFDDFGADVKSRIKFYDEKYGWAIGMDETIVKTSDSGETWEYVTIDSLTMQTLGNLSIVDTNIVYVSNFRSIHKTINSGQTWSVIYKTTGTFEEFYDVEFTSPKKGWIAGTSRRVLFSEDGGENWVDKSPVLSFDAINNLDALDSLTVMAVTSEGAILRTDDGGENWTEQVPQDVFSYLVDVKMIDSLTAYAVGFNGTIVKTTNGGVTWLNETQSNDIPNSFKLYSPYPNPFNPTTTIKFEIPKRGFVNIGVYNTIGQKVQTLLSEEINPGVFELVFNASGLASGVYYISLKSGSFIKSKKILLLR
- a CDS encoding T9SS type A sorting domain-containing protein; this encodes MFCFVKSNTLRLILISLFLTYSYAQNKNLTSPEIKTYFSKQDSSKQFVLYNHQAKIENKNVAKQTLTISADFEMDVLIVFNEEDIDTFLFYDSTVYEVQIPKGKYNFLVSKFESKHILQLYFKENILLNTNTFIEISQKEISRQNKYAFYREDNSKLRLNIAELTFLFPEKKIGRDGFIGFGYYIGLDSSQFNIHYNILPDFLKKEWAFQGRIKHNINLYLLNGVLWDFGFDTLITNDISNWAFADFQYFFEDSILKKNKTVQIGPKNPGNYHAWVDSFLREPYKLRIFQDESTSNLLYHSKFSTFVNAQQFYNNQYKTSQKRIFKDKVEHYISPSNYENPIISTNNNYVGCGIPPVFWNGRFKNKRDSIKLSAPFDFLSRDFLFVSQSNDVINQSPFDYYIYQNGSEIKRGKIGQIMAIYLGVGALFDTLDYAVDPDKYRYSITNEKVEVAGIAGGVRVDADFDLRLEDKSPPYMDFFQISEDNIITNVLRGKEDAKISIRAYDDVAIKDVSFQLESFETFERIDLEVTKNPPYYEADLPFLNDDSYSLYLSISDSSDNKITTFMDPVFLVDKTTSLNESIVPVKDFEITSIYPNPFNSRIKIKVNLDNKNYKKSKIEIYNILGKKIKSFENKFIKPGITTIIWDGTNNQNSDVASGVYFIYLKISTKFVTKKCVIIR